Proteins encoded within one genomic window of Ideonella dechloratans:
- a CDS encoding flagellar basal body protein: MSTLPTIASSGLAAAQARLDASANNIANVATPRYRREDVVQSTRASGGVDAQPRQLDAQGEAGASTGQLTQDVVNQKVALYNFQANVMTLKTEGSMVGSLLDCSA, encoded by the coding sequence ATGTCCACCCTGCCCACCATCGCCTCCAGCGGCCTGGCCGCGGCGCAGGCGCGGCTGGATGCTTCGGCGAACAACATCGCCAATGTCGCCACACCGCGCTATCGACGCGAGGATGTGGTGCAGAGCACCCGCGCTTCCGGGGGGGTGGACGCCCAACCCCGCCAGCTCGACGCCCAGGGTGAAGCCGGCGCCAGCACCGGCCAGCTCACCCAGGACGTGGTGAACCAGAAGGTGGCGCTCTACAACTTCCAGGCCAATGTGATGACCCTCAAGACCGAGGGCAGCATGGTGGGCTCGCTGCTGGACTGCTCGGCCTGA
- a CDS encoding efflux RND transporter periplasmic adaptor subunit has product MNTRARMGWTVVVAVVAAGGWWWQGRGGSGEAGPAGKAGAAPHSQAVTLVTVRQQDMPVQAEAAGTVVPLNTVEVRPQVSTTVRSVAIQEGQFVHQGDLLFTLDDRSDQANLEKARATLLRDQATLADLERQWRRNQELLAQNFVSQGALDSVQAQRDAQVALVASDKAAVRAAEVSAGYNTVRAPLSGRAGAIAVHPGSLVSPTGDPLVTISQIDPIGVSFTLPEAQLPTLLGDGDGPQQQRTPLGVTVLRKAADGGEAAPMTGQLSFLDNTVDSTSGTIKLKARLANPAQALWPGQYVTVRLTLRTLKDAAVLPQAALIIKGDDREVYVVGADQKADLRPVKVLNNDGAWAAVSGVKPGEQVVMEGKENLRPGGSVHVAPTAAPASAASSAGSAPTRAGAGA; this is encoded by the coding sequence ATGAACACACGTGCCCGGATGGGCTGGACGGTGGTGGTGGCTGTCGTGGCCGCTGGTGGATGGTGGTGGCAGGGGCGTGGTGGATCCGGCGAAGCAGGCCCGGCGGGCAAGGCCGGCGCCGCGCCGCACAGCCAGGCGGTGACCCTGGTCACCGTGCGCCAACAGGACATGCCGGTGCAGGCCGAGGCCGCGGGCACGGTGGTGCCGCTGAACACGGTGGAGGTGCGGCCCCAGGTGTCCACCACGGTGCGCAGCGTGGCCATCCAGGAAGGGCAGTTCGTCCACCAGGGCGATCTGCTGTTCACCCTGGACGACCGCAGCGACCAGGCCAACCTGGAAAAGGCCCGCGCCACCCTGCTGCGCGACCAGGCCACGCTGGCCGACCTGGAGCGCCAGTGGCGCCGCAACCAGGAGCTGCTGGCCCAGAACTTCGTGTCCCAGGGGGCGCTGGACAGCGTCCAGGCCCAGCGTGATGCCCAGGTCGCTCTGGTGGCCTCGGACAAGGCGGCCGTGCGCGCGGCCGAGGTCAGTGCCGGCTACAACACCGTGCGGGCGCCTCTGAGCGGCCGGGCCGGTGCCATTGCGGTGCACCCGGGCAGCCTGGTCAGTCCCACCGGCGACCCCTTGGTGACGATCAGCCAGATCGACCCGATCGGCGTGAGCTTCACCCTGCCCGAGGCCCAGTTGCCCACCCTGCTGGGCGATGGCGACGGTCCGCAGCAGCAGCGCACGCCGCTGGGGGTGACGGTGCTGCGCAAGGCAGCCGACGGCGGCGAGGCCGCCCCGATGACCGGCCAGCTGAGCTTCCTGGACAACACCGTGGACAGCACCAGCGGCACCATCAAGCTCAAGGCCCGGCTGGCCAACCCGGCCCAGGCCCTGTGGCCGGGCCAGTACGTGACGGTGCGCCTGACGCTGCGTACCCTGAAGGATGCGGCGGTGCTGCCCCAGGCGGCGCTGATCATCAAGGGTGACGACCGTGAGGTCTATGTGGTGGGGGCCGATCAAAAGGCCGACCTGCGGCCGGTGAAGGTGCTGAACAACGACGGCGCCTGGGCCGCAGTCAGCGGTGTGAAGCCGGGTGAACAGGTGGTGATGGAAGGCAAGGAGAACCTGCGGCCGGGCGGCAGCGTGCATGTGGCGCCGACCGCCGCCCCGGCTTCGGCGGCCTCGTCCGCCGGCAGCGCACCCACCCGCGCCGGAGCCGGCGCATGA
- a CDS encoding pseudouridine synthase, whose amino-acid sequence MSRPRPARRPAPRHGVPASCVALPHDQRWPRLSAFLAWRLPVLDEPQWQARLAAGEVLDERGAALAEDAAYRPGERVWYWREVDGEVDIPFAEALLHLDERLVVVDKPHFLPMAPVGRYARHTLLARLQRRLGLAELTPLHRLDRETAGVVVFSRRPEDRNAYQALFRERQVQKVYEALAPYRPELAVPLRRHSRLEPSDRRMQMHEVPGEPNAETGIEMISHDGVHAHYRLTPHTGKTHQLRVHMLALGAPLLGDSVYPVLQPEPAPGQAPDFSRPLQLLARRLAFTDPITGQALAFESRRRLAWPAG is encoded by the coding sequence ATGTCCCGTCCCCGCCCGGCCAGGCGGCCGGCGCCCCGCCACGGCGTGCCGGCCAGCTGCGTGGCCCTGCCCCATGACCAGCGCTGGCCCCGGCTCAGCGCCTTCCTGGCCTGGCGCCTGCCGGTGCTGGACGAGCCGCAGTGGCAGGCCCGCCTGGCCGCGGGCGAGGTGCTGGACGAGCGCGGCGCCGCCCTGGCCGAGGACGCCGCCTACCGGCCGGGCGAGCGGGTCTGGTACTGGCGCGAGGTGGATGGCGAGGTGGACATCCCCTTTGCCGAGGCGCTGCTGCATCTGGACGAGCGCCTGGTGGTGGTGGACAAGCCGCACTTCCTGCCGATGGCGCCGGTGGGTCGCTATGCCCGCCACACCCTGCTGGCCCGCCTGCAGCGCCGCCTGGGCCTGGCCGAACTGACGCCGCTGCACCGCCTGGACCGCGAGACGGCCGGCGTGGTGGTGTTCAGCCGCCGGCCCGAGGACCGCAACGCCTACCAGGCCCTGTTCCGTGAACGCCAGGTGCAGAAGGTCTATGAGGCGCTGGCGCCCTACCGGCCCGAGCTGGCCGTGCCGCTGCGGCGGCACAGCCGGCTGGAACCCTCGGACCGCCGCATGCAGATGCACGAGGTGCCGGGCGAGCCCAATGCCGAGACCGGCATCGAGATGATTTCACACGACGGAGTGCACGCTCACTACCGCCTGACCCCGCACACCGGCAAGACCCACCAGCTGCGGGTGCACATGCTGGCCCTGGGCGCGCCGCTGCTGGGCGACAGCGTCTATCCGGTGCTGCAGCCCGAGCCGGCGCCCGGCCAGGCGCCGGATTTCAGCCGGCCGCTGCAGTTGCTGGCACGGCGGCTGGCCTTCACCGACCCGATCACCGGCCAGGCCCTGGCCTTCGAGAGCCGGCGTCGGCTGGCCTGGCCGGCGGGCTGA
- the vapC gene encoding type II toxin-antitoxin system VapC family toxin: MILVDSSVWIDYFRGTVTPEAERLDQLLSSEPLCVGDLVLAEVLQGFNTDKEFNQARKLLTSLDVVGLGGQEIAIQAARNFRTLRQMGITVRKTIDTLIATACIEHDFALLFSDRDFEPFVEHLGLRSALSPD, encoded by the coding sequence GTGATTCTTGTTGATTCAAGCGTTTGGATTGACTACTTTCGAGGGACGGTCACCCCCGAGGCCGAGCGCCTTGACCAGTTGCTTAGTAGCGAGCCACTGTGTGTTGGCGACTTGGTGCTTGCCGAGGTGCTGCAAGGCTTCAACACAGACAAGGAGTTCAACCAGGCGCGCAAGTTGCTGACCTCATTGGATGTCGTGGGCCTTGGTGGTCAGGAGATTGCCATTCAGGCCGCGCGCAATTTCAGGACGTTGCGCCAGATGGGCATTACTGTTCGAAAGACCATTGATACGCTGATTGCGACGGCATGCATTGAGCACGACTTCGCTCTGCTATTCAGTGATCGGGACTTTGAGCCATTCGTTGAGCACCTTGGCCTGCGATCAGCTTTGTCGCCGGACTGA
- a CDS encoding DUF3108 domain-containing protein, translated as MLRIQSSSSLLPWILAGAACLAQAPAHAAELPRSADLTYQVRWGLVSLEAEQHWRLDGDRYTLSTELKLPLGFANRRYVSQGRVGPLGLEPSSYEDYEVGDPKPRSVAKVDRASHVVNYGRTAVPLHEKPLTEGLQDINALAYQLIWMGDKVAGKTLPVTNGRNVVPHQFTKLPDGSASYEGKAYPTLRLVSTSPEGGFEVGLAQGLGWMPLKIVRVQDGKTLTFTATQVRYTP; from the coding sequence GTGCTCCGAATTCAATCCTCTTCTTCCTTGCTGCCCTGGATCCTGGCCGGTGCCGCCTGCCTGGCCCAGGCACCGGCCCATGCGGCCGAACTGCCCCGTTCGGCGGACTTGACCTACCAGGTGCGCTGGGGCCTGGTCAGCCTGGAAGCCGAACAACATTGGCGCCTGGATGGCGACCGCTACACCCTCAGCACCGAACTCAAGCTGCCTCTGGGCTTCGCCAACCGCCGCTATGTCAGCCAGGGCCGCGTCGGTCCCCTGGGTCTGGAGCCTTCTTCCTATGAAGATTACGAGGTGGGTGACCCCAAGCCGCGTTCCGTCGCCAAGGTGGACCGCGCCTCCCATGTCGTCAACTACGGCCGTACGGCCGTGCCCCTGCACGAAAAGCCGCTGACCGAGGGCTTGCAGGACATCAATGCCCTGGCTTACCAATTGATCTGGATGGGCGACAAGGTGGCAGGCAAGACCCTGCCGGTGACCAATGGCCGCAATGTCGTGCCTCACCAATTCACCAAGCTGCCCGACGGCAGTGCCAGTTACGAGGGCAAGGCTTATCCCACCCTGCGCCTGGTCAGCACCAGCCCGGAGGGCGGCTTCGAGGTGGGCCTGGCCCAGGGCCTGGGCTGGATGCCACTGAAGATCGTGCGGGTCCAGGACGGCAAGACGCTCACCTTCACCGCCACCCAGGTGCGTTACACGCCTTGA
- the cynS gene encoding cyanase, which translates to MTRLDVTEKIIATKVSKGLRWADVAKKVGQSKEWTTALCLGQMTATAAQAKVLGKIFGLTAEEQKWLMVVPSKGSLPTAVPTDPLIYRFYELVSVYGSTFKALIHEEFGDGIMSAIDFKMDLQREPDPHGDRVNIVMSGKFLPYKAF; encoded by the coding sequence ATGACCCGACTCGACGTCACCGAGAAGATCATCGCCACCAAGGTCAGCAAGGGCCTGCGCTGGGCCGACGTGGCCAAGAAGGTGGGCCAATCCAAGGAGTGGACCACCGCCCTGTGCCTGGGCCAGATGACCGCCACCGCCGCCCAGGCCAAGGTGCTGGGCAAGATCTTCGGCCTGACCGCGGAGGAGCAGAAGTGGCTCATGGTGGTGCCCAGCAAGGGCTCGCTGCCCACGGCCGTGCCGACCGATCCGCTGATCTACCGCTTCTACGAACTGGTGAGCGTGTACGGCAGCACCTTCAAGGCGCTGATCCACGAGGAATTCGGCGACGGCATCATGAGCGCGATCGACTTCAAGATGGACCTGCAGCGCGAGCCCGATCCCCATGGCGACCGGGTGAACATCGTGATGTCGGGCAAGTTCCTGCCCTACAAGGCGTTCTGA
- a CDS encoding integron integrase encodes MTTPPSSPSPPRLLRRLRERLRVLHYSLRTEEAYVHWVKAFVRFQGLRHPADMGREEVEEFLTHLAAQRDLSASTQRQALSALLFLYRQVLGTDLPWMNDVIRPVPRRRLPVVLSPNEVARVLACLAPQHQLFGHLLYGTGLRLMEGLRLRVKDIDFAHRTLVVRSGKGDKDRAVMLPESLRPGLEAQLARAQVLWRADQLRGTGGVDLPHALARKYPRAPQSWAWFWVFPQDHLSADPRTGEIRRHHAYDQTFQRAFKQALQSAGIARPASPHTLRHCFATHLLQAGYDIRTVQALLGHADVKTTMVYTHVLKVGGAAVRSPLDALQALLPASGTSVVMGPLPAQRSSAR; translated from the coding sequence ATGACCACCCCGCCCTCATCGCCCAGCCCACCGCGCCTGCTGCGGCGCCTGCGCGAACGCTTGCGCGTGCTGCACTACAGCCTGCGGACGGAGGAAGCCTATGTGCATTGGGTCAAGGCCTTTGTGCGTTTCCAGGGTCTGCGGCACCCCGCGGACATGGGGCGGGAGGAGGTCGAAGAATTTCTGACCCACCTGGCAGCCCAGCGTGACTTGTCGGCGTCGACCCAGCGGCAGGCGCTGTCGGCCTTGTTGTTTCTCTACCGGCAGGTCCTGGGCACCGATCTGCCCTGGATGAACGATGTGATCCGCCCGGTGCCTCGGCGGCGTCTGCCGGTGGTGCTCAGCCCGAACGAAGTGGCCCGTGTGCTGGCCTGCCTGGCACCCCAGCATCAGCTGTTCGGCCATTTGCTCTATGGCACCGGCCTGCGCCTGATGGAAGGGCTGCGCCTGCGGGTCAAGGACATTGATTTCGCCCACCGGACCCTGGTGGTTCGCTCGGGCAAGGGTGACAAGGACCGCGCGGTGATGCTGCCGGAAAGCCTGCGCCCCGGGCTGGAAGCGCAACTGGCCCGGGCCCAGGTGCTGTGGCGGGCCGATCAGCTGCGGGGCACTGGCGGGGTGGACCTGCCCCATGCGCTGGCGCGCAAGTACCCGCGGGCCCCGCAAAGCTGGGCCTGGTTCTGGGTCTTCCCTCAAGATCATCTTTCGGCCGACCCGCGCACGGGCGAGATCCGGCGCCACCACGCCTATGACCAGACCTTCCAGCGCGCCTTCAAGCAGGCCCTGCAGTCGGCCGGCATCGCCAGACCGGCCTCACCGCACACGCTGCGCCATTGCTTCGCCACCCACCTGCTGCAGGCGGGCTACGACATCCGCACGGTCCAGGCCCTGCTGGGCCATGCGGATGTGAAGACCACCATGGTCTACACCCATGTGCTCAAGGTGGGCGGGGCTGCGGTGCGCAGCCCGCTGGATGCGCTTCAGGCCCTGCTGCCGGCCTCGGGCACCTCGGTGGTGATGGGGCCGCTGCCGGCCCAGCGGTCCAGCGCCAGGTAG
- a CDS encoding chlorite dismutase family protein, which translates to MTNRIFTFVGGSSGKWRVRSQLPFIGQALPPVSFIEVINAIESAPAGGWALRGITSNDRYVVRTEKQELVSKQEGLGRPEATYAALIPIRKTTAWWALTQDERRTIFEERSQHMRIGMRYLPPIARRLHHCRDLAEPEAFDFLTWFEYRPDHESAFEELLVELRASEEWKYVDHEVDIRLVNSAA; encoded by the coding sequence ATGACAAATCGCATCTTCACATTCGTTGGCGGCTCCTCTGGTAAGTGGCGCGTTCGGTCGCAACTGCCGTTCATAGGCCAAGCACTGCCGCCGGTATCCTTCATCGAGGTGATTAATGCGATCGAGTCGGCTCCCGCGGGAGGTTGGGCGCTACGTGGAATCACAAGCAATGATCGGTACGTCGTGCGTACCGAGAAGCAAGAACTTGTCTCCAAACAGGAAGGTCTAGGCAGGCCCGAGGCAACGTATGCTGCGCTCATTCCCATCCGGAAGACAACTGCATGGTGGGCCTTGACCCAGGACGAGCGCCGTACGATCTTCGAAGAAAGGTCCCAGCACATGCGTATCGGAATGAGATATCTGCCCCCTATTGCCCGTCGCCTACACCACTGCCGCGATCTGGCAGAGCCCGAGGCCTTTGATTTTCTGACTTGGTTCGAGTACCGACCCGACCATGAGAGTGCATTTGAAGAGCTACTTGTAGAGCTTCGCGCCTCCGAGGAATGGAAGTACGTTGACCATGAGGTTGACATCCGCCTCGTTAACAGCGCGGCCTAA
- a CDS encoding ExeA family protein — protein sequence MYESFFGLAREPFSVAPDPRFLYLSKQHRDALGYLNYGLRRAGGFVLLTGEIGAGKTTVWRAFLEQLPPRLDVAYVVNPKMSVQALLKRLCESLQVELPADADRPGAEADLIDALHGHLLLAHAQGRRTLVVVDEAQALALPVLEQLRLLTNLVTNEDKLVQVLLIGQPELRQLLEHPEMAPVAQRIVARFHLQTLSRDETEAYLIHRLTVAGLTGPLPFEDEAIRRIHRLCRGTPRRINVLCDRAMTLAAERGQHRVDRTLVDQAASQVFDLPGLRQLGPRQAARWVAGGAAAALAVFALTRLLPPWQAAAAPGPVAGASTPSAAPAASAAVPASAASPGSAAPSAPVAGPVVVAGAAAASAALAPDALGAQLFAQPLTEAQAWQHLARRWNVNLAGTADPCAQLPAQGLRCHDSQGGLGPVRLLDRPGWLLLSGPDGRSTRVLLDGLQGEQARLGLADGRTVTVPLLKLAAWWQGEFHTLWRSPPAYAGDGLLAADGASGTWLAQQLARLDGGPAQDSAEGLAKRIRAFQLAQGLRPDGLPGPLTLMRLNHATGVAEPTLAGSAAVSPPISSPAR from the coding sequence ATGTACGAATCGTTCTTCGGCCTGGCCCGCGAGCCCTTTTCGGTCGCCCCGGATCCGCGCTTTCTCTACCTCAGCAAGCAGCACCGTGACGCCCTGGGCTACCTGAACTACGGGCTGCGCCGGGCCGGCGGCTTCGTGCTGCTGACCGGCGAGATCGGGGCGGGCAAGACCACCGTCTGGCGGGCCTTCCTGGAGCAGCTGCCGCCGCGGCTGGACGTGGCCTACGTGGTCAACCCGAAGATGAGCGTGCAGGCCCTGCTCAAGCGCCTGTGCGAGAGCCTGCAGGTGGAGCTGCCGGCCGATGCCGACCGCCCTGGGGCGGAAGCCGACCTGATCGACGCCCTGCACGGCCACCTGCTGCTGGCCCACGCCCAGGGCCGGCGCACCCTGGTGGTGGTGGACGAGGCCCAGGCCCTGGCCCTGCCGGTGCTGGAACAGCTGCGCCTGCTGACCAACCTGGTGACCAACGAGGACAAGCTGGTGCAGGTGCTGCTGATCGGCCAGCCGGAGCTGCGCCAGCTGCTGGAGCACCCGGAGATGGCGCCGGTGGCTCAGCGCATCGTGGCGCGCTTTCACCTGCAGACGCTCAGCCGCGACGAAACCGAGGCCTACCTGATCCACCGGCTGACGGTGGCCGGGCTGACCGGCCCGCTGCCTTTCGAGGACGAGGCCATCCGCCGCATCCACCGCCTGTGCCGGGGCACCCCCCGGCGCATCAACGTGCTGTGCGACCGGGCCATGACCCTGGCGGCCGAACGGGGCCAGCACCGGGTGGACCGCACCCTGGTGGACCAGGCCGCCAGCCAGGTGTTCGACTTGCCGGGCCTGCGCCAGCTGGGCCCCCGGCAGGCGGCACGCTGGGTGGCGGGCGGGGCCGCGGCGGCGCTGGCGGTGTTCGCCCTGACGCGTCTGCTGCCGCCCTGGCAGGCGGCCGCCGCGCCCGGGCCGGTGGCCGGGGCATCCACGCCATCTGCAGCGCCGGCAGCATCCGCGGCAGTGCCGGCATCGGCGGCCAGCCCGGGCTCAGCGGCGCCCTCGGCCCCGGTGGCCGGGCCGGTGGTCGTCGCCGGGGCGGCCGCAGCCTCCGCCGCGCTGGCCCCCGACGCGCTGGGCGCCCAGCTTTTTGCCCAGCCGCTGACCGAGGCCCAGGCCTGGCAGCACCTGGCCCGGCGCTGGAACGTGAACCTGGCCGGCACCGCGGACCCCTGTGCCCAGCTGCCCGCCCAGGGCCTGCGCTGCCACGACAGCCAGGGCGGCCTGGGCCCGGTGCGCCTGCTGGACCGGCCCGGGTGGCTGCTGCTGAGCGGCCCGGACGGACGCAGCACCCGCGTGCTGCTGGACGGCCTGCAGGGAGAACAGGCCCGCCTGGGCCTGGCCGACGGCCGCACCGTGACGGTGCCGCTGCTGAAGCTGGCCGCCTGGTGGCAAGGGGAGTTCCACACCCTGTGGCGCAGCCCGCCGGCCTATGCGGGCGACGGGCTGCTGGCCGCCGATGGCGCCTCGGGCACCTGGCTGGCCCAGCAACTGGCCCGGCTGGACGGCGGCCCGGCCCAGGACAGCGCCGAGGGCCTGGCCAAGCGCATCCGCGCCTTCCAGCTGGCCCAGGGCCTGCGTCCCGACGGCCTGCCCGGCCCGCTGACCCTGATGCGGCTGAACCATGCCACCGGCGTGGCCGAACCGACGCTGGCCGGCAGCGCGGCCGTCAGCCCGCCCATCAGCTCGCCCGCCCGCTGA
- a CDS encoding efflux RND transporter permease subunit, with product MSITELFIRRPVMTVLLNVAVVVAGLLALDKIPVAALPRFDTPTINVSANLPGASPETMASSVALPLEKQFSTIAGLSLISSSSSLGSTSLTLEFDASRDIDAAALDVQAALFRAQRSLPEDMTTPPSYRKVNPADAPVLFVALTSPSIGLTQLNDYAENLISPSLSTLEGVAQVSIYGQRRFAVRVEVDLDRLAERNLTLDELRAVLTSANANTPVGTLDGPRQTLTVQANRQLMNAKDWRNVIVATRNGAPVRLTDVAQVQDSVESTKTYAELNGEPSITLAIQRQPDANTVQVVDRVKAMLPHFAAQLPASVKMIPVNDRSRSIREAVHDVYYTLALTVVLVVMVIFLFLRRLSATLIPSFSLPISLIGALALLWAGGYSLDNISLLGITLAVGLVVDDAIVMLENIVRHVEDGMEPFAAAVRGAREMSFTILSISISLVAVLIPIFFMPGVMGMLFHEFAVVVGLSILVSAAVSLTLVPMLCSRYLKHEAHHEEGWLGRTFEAGFTAFQNGYGRTLDWALRHRGLMGGLALGSLVLTLWMAVSMPKGFFPEEDIGQIRVSTEASQDISFDAMMGLQAQVAAVFRADPNVATVSSFLSGGNSGRLFINLKPRGERPAMPQVVEELRKKLRGIAGIQAYMAPVQNLQLGGRQSKSRYQYTLQSVSADDLATWAQKLEDKLAANTSFRDVTSDAQNKGLQAQLVIDRDKANLLGVQLADVRSALYSAFGERQVSTMYGPANSFEVIMEAAQANREFEQAFDKVWLRSKAGNLVPLSAVASVQRTLGPVAVNHQGQLQSVTIAFNLAPGVPLSVATQAIDQAKAALDMPASLIGTYGGDAAVYQQSQGSQVMLIVAALAVIYVLLGVLYESYIHPLTILAGLPSAAIGALLALKLFNMELTLIASIGILMLIGIVKKNAIMMIDFALDAQRHQGMSPPEAIRAAALLRLRPIMMTTVAALMGALPIALGLGAGAELRQPLGLAVVGGLILSQVVTLYITPVIYLALDRWAGSGPITTEVPEAGSRA from the coding sequence ATGAGCATCACCGAGCTGTTCATCCGCCGTCCGGTGATGACGGTGCTGCTGAACGTGGCCGTCGTCGTGGCCGGGCTGCTGGCCCTGGACAAGATCCCCGTGGCGGCGCTGCCGCGCTTCGACACGCCCACCATCAACGTCAGCGCCAACCTGCCCGGGGCCTCGCCGGAGACCATGGCCAGCTCGGTGGCGCTGCCGCTGGAAAAGCAGTTCTCGACCATTGCCGGCCTGTCCCTCATCAGCTCCAGCAGTTCGCTGGGCAGCACGTCGCTGACGCTGGAGTTCGACGCCTCGCGCGACATCGACGCCGCCGCGCTGGATGTGCAGGCCGCCCTGTTCCGGGCCCAGCGCAGCCTGCCCGAGGACATGACCACGCCGCCGAGCTACCGCAAGGTCAACCCGGCCGACGCGCCCGTGCTGTTCGTGGCGCTGACCTCGCCGTCCATCGGCCTGACCCAGCTCAACGACTACGCCGAGAACCTGATCTCGCCCAGCCTGTCCACGCTGGAAGGGGTGGCCCAGGTGTCCATCTACGGCCAGCGCCGCTTTGCGGTGCGGGTGGAGGTGGACCTGGACCGCCTGGCCGAACGGAACCTGACCCTGGACGAGCTGCGCGCGGTGCTGACCAGCGCCAATGCCAACACGCCGGTAGGCACGCTGGACGGCCCGCGCCAGACGCTGACGGTGCAGGCCAACCGCCAGCTGATGAACGCCAAGGACTGGCGCAATGTCATCGTGGCCACCCGCAATGGCGCGCCGGTGCGCCTGACCGACGTGGCCCAGGTGCAGGACAGCGTCGAATCGACCAAGACCTACGCCGAACTCAACGGCGAGCCCAGCATCACCCTGGCCATCCAGCGGCAGCCGGACGCCAACACCGTGCAGGTGGTGGACCGGGTCAAGGCCATGCTGCCGCACTTTGCGGCGCAGCTGCCGGCCTCGGTCAAGATGATCCCGGTGAACGACCGCTCGCGCTCCATCCGCGAGGCGGTGCACGACGTGTACTACACGCTGGCGCTGACCGTGGTGCTGGTGGTGATGGTGATCTTCCTGTTCCTGCGCCGGCTGTCGGCCACGCTGATCCCGTCCTTCTCGCTGCCCATCTCGCTGATCGGCGCGCTGGCCCTGCTGTGGGCCGGCGGCTACAGCCTGGACAACATCTCGCTGCTGGGCATCACCCTGGCCGTGGGCCTGGTGGTGGACGACGCCATCGTGATGCTCGAGAACATCGTGCGCCACGTGGAAGACGGCATGGAGCCCTTTGCGGCCGCCGTGCGTGGCGCGCGCGAGATGAGCTTCACCATCCTGTCCATCTCCATCTCGCTGGTGGCGGTGCTCATCCCCATCTTCTTCATGCCCGGGGTGATGGGCATGCTGTTCCATGAATTCGCGGTGGTGGTGGGCCTGTCCATCCTGGTGTCGGCGGCGGTGTCGCTCACCCTGGTGCCCATGCTGTGCAGCCGCTACCTGAAGCACGAGGCCCACCATGAAGAAGGCTGGCTGGGCCGGACCTTCGAGGCCGGCTTCACCGCCTTCCAGAACGGCTACGGCCGCACGCTGGATTGGGCGCTGCGCCACCGCGGGCTGATGGGTGGCCTGGCCCTGGGCAGCCTGGTGCTGACGCTGTGGATGGCGGTGAGCATGCCCAAGGGCTTCTTCCCCGAGGAGGACATCGGCCAGATCCGCGTGAGCACCGAAGCGTCGCAGGACATCTCCTTCGACGCGATGATGGGCCTGCAGGCCCAGGTGGCGGCCGTGTTCCGGGCCGACCCGAACGTGGCCACCGTCTCGTCCTTCCTCAGCGGCGGCAACTCGGGCCGGCTGTTCATCAACCTCAAGCCCCGGGGCGAGCGCCCGGCCATGCCGCAGGTGGTGGAGGAACTGCGCAAGAAGCTGCGCGGCATTGCCGGCATCCAGGCCTACATGGCGCCGGTGCAGAACCTGCAGCTGGGCGGCCGGCAGAGCAAGAGCCGCTACCAGTACACGCTGCAGAGCGTGAGCGCGGACGACCTGGCCACCTGGGCCCAGAAGCTGGAGGACAAGCTGGCGGCCAATACCAGCTTCCGCGACGTGACCAGCGACGCGCAGAACAAGGGCCTGCAGGCCCAGCTCGTCATCGACCGCGACAAGGCCAACCTGCTGGGGGTGCAGCTGGCCGACGTGCGCTCCGCGCTCTACAGCGCCTTCGGCGAACGCCAGGTCAGCACCATGTACGGCCCGGCCAACAGCTTCGAGGTCATCATGGAGGCCGCCCAGGCCAACCGGGAGTTCGAGCAGGCCTTCGACAAGGTCTGGCTGCGCAGCAAGGCGGGCAACCTGGTGCCGCTGTCGGCCGTGGCCAGCGTGCAGCGCACCCTGGGCCCGGTGGCGGTGAACCACCAGGGGCAGCTGCAGTCGGTCACCATTGCCTTCAACCTGGCCCCGGGCGTGCCGCTGAGCGTGGCCACCCAGGCCATCGACCAGGCCAAGGCCGCACTGGACATGCCGGCCTCGCTGATCGGCACCTATGGCGGCGACGCCGCGGTCTACCAGCAGAGCCAGGGCAGCCAGGTGATGCTCATCGTCGCGGCGCTGGCCGTCATCTACGTGCTGCTGGGCGTGCTCTATGAGAGCTACATCCACCCGCTGACCATTCTGGCCGGCCTGCCCTCGGCCGCCATCGGTGCGCTGCTGGCGCTCAAGCTCTTCAACATGGAGCTGACGCTGATCGCCAGCATCGGCATCCTGATGCTGATCGGCATCGTCAAGAAGAACGCGATCATGATGATCGACTTCGCCCTGGACGCGCAGCGCCACCAGGGCATGAGCCCGCCCGAGGCCATCCGCGCCGCGGCCCTGCTGCGCCTGCGGCCCATCATGATGACCACCGTGGCCGCCCTGATGGGCGCCCTGCCCATCGCCCTGGGCCTGGGCGCCGGCGCCGAGCTGCGCCAACCCCTGGGCCTGGCCGTGGTGGGCGGGCTGATCCTGAGCCAGGTGGTGACGCTCTACATCACCCCGGTCATCTACCTGGCGCTGGACCGCTGGGCCGGCAGCGGCCCCATCACCACCGAGGTGCCCGAGGCCGGCAGCAGGGCCTGA
- a CDS encoding type II toxin-antitoxin system VapB family antitoxin → MRTNIVIDDKLMADAMRLTGLKTKKEAVELGLRTLLRLRQQEEIRRFRGKLDWQGDLNAMRADK, encoded by the coding sequence ATGCGCACGAACATTGTGATTGACGACAAGCTCATGGCAGATGCCATGCGCCTTACGGGTTTGAAGACAAAGAAGGAGGCTGTGGAGCTTGGCCTTCGAACCTTGTTGCGCTTGCGCCAGCAAGAGGAGATCAGGCGCTTCCGTGGCAAGCTTGATTGGCAGGGTGACCTGAACGCGATGAGGGCAGACAAGTGA